A stretch of Triticum aestivum cultivar Chinese Spring chromosome 1D, IWGSC CS RefSeq v2.1, whole genome shotgun sequence DNA encodes these proteins:
- the LOC123157291 gene encoding uncharacterized protein, with translation MQWGSIITPEALNHMIAQNAVKCVKAALEGQAPELDGCRAGPNCMNQYGYYPLHRAAEFFSVDMIQLLIRHGASANLRTAGAEVIEGLLPLHVAVENTCMHKYLEDSLFPNHEHRDYSEADAHFIFKLIHLLCLPEMKIFLDSTRLIAKHTDNLLDELWNYIKDGKLAETAILLLAAQEQIRVGTSCKKIGNSKADGFQVIYECIINNSIKLQSEKGQNLMEKEELETKIKLHHTAMMLVHVISKAGEGLESYIRNHLEVSQCW, from the exons ATGCAATGGGGTTCGATCATCACCCCAGAGGCTTTGAACCATATGATTGCACAAAATGCGGTAAAATGTGTCAAAGCTGCCTTGGAGGGTCAGGCACCTGAGCTTGATGGGTGCCGGGCCGGTCCCAACTGCATGAACCAGTATGGATACTATCCCCTCCACCGAGCTGCTGAATTTTTTTCTGTTGACATGATTCAGTTGCTCATCCGCCATGGCGCGTCCGCCAATCTACGCACAGCTGGTGCTGAGGTCATCGAGGGCCTTCTCCCACTCCATGTTGCAGTCGAGAACACGTGCATGCACAAGTATCTAGAAGACAGTCTATTTCCTAACCACGAGCATCGGGATTACAGTGAGGCAGATGCCCACTTTATCTTCAAGCTCATCCATCTTTTGTGCCTACCTGAAATG AAAATCTTTTTGGATTCCACTAGGCTGATCGCAAAACACACAGATAATCTACTTGATGAGCTTTGGAATTACATAAAAGATGGAAAGCTTGCCGAGACAGCCATTTTGCTACTGGCAGCCCAAGAGCAGATCCGTGTGGGAACTTCCTGTAAGAAAATTGGAAATAGTAAGGCAGATGGGTTTCAGGTTATCTACGAATGTATTATAAACAACAGTATCAAATTACAGTCTGAAAAGGGCCAAAACCTAATGGAAAAGGAGGAATTGGAGACGAAAATAAAGCTTCATCATACAGCAATGATGCTTGTTCATGTAATTTCCAAAGCTGGTGAAGGTCTTGAATCATACATTCGAAACCATCTAGAGGTATCACAGTGTTGGTAA
- the LOC123180055 gene encoding protein transport protein SEC13 homolog B, with amino-acid sequence MPPHKIETGHQDVVHDIAMDYYGKRIATASSDNTIKIIGVSGTSHQQLATLSGHEQIAWAHPKYGSMLASCSYDGRVIIWKEGSKPDEWAQAHTFNEHKSSVNSIAWAPHELGLCLACGSSDGNISVFMARSDGGWETTRIDQAHPVGVTSVSWAPSMAPGALISPGPSGQFEYVQKLASGGCDNTVKVWKLTNGSWRMDCFPALQMHRDWVRDVAWAPNLGLPKSTIASASQDGTVVIWTAPKEGEQWEGRVLNDFRTPVWRLSWSLTGNILAVSDGNNNVTLWKEAVDGEWQQVTTVEP; translated from the coding sequence ATGCCGCCTCATAAGATAGAGACTGGCCACCAAGATGTGGTGCATGACATCGCAATGGATTACTACGGGAAGCGTATTGCCACTGCCTCCTCTGATAACACAATCAAGATCATTGGCGTAAGTGGCACCTCGCACCAGCAACTTGCTACTTTGAGCGGACACGAGCAAATCGCATGGGCTCATCCCAAGTATGGTTCCATGCTTGCATCCTGCAGCTATGATGGTCGGGTCATCATATGGAAAGAAGGGAGTAAGCCCGATGAGTGGGCACAGGCACACACTTTCAATGAGCACAAGTCTTCTGTCAATTCCATTGCTTGGGCGCCTCACGAGCTCGGCCTCTGCTTGGCTTGCGGTTCGTCTGATGGGAACATTTCCGTGTTCATGGCTCGTTCTGATGGAGGGTGGGAGACGACGCGCATCGATCAGGCACATCCAGTGGGCGTCACCTCTGTTTCCTGGGCCCCATCAATGGCGCCGGGCGCTCTAATCAGTCCAGGGCCTTCTGGGCAGTTCGAGTACGTCCAGAAACTTGCTTCTGGTGGCTGCGACAACACGGTCAAGGTGTGGAAGCTCACCAACGGGAGTTGGAGGATGGACTGCTTTCCTGCCCTTCAGATGCACAGGGACTGGGTGAGGGACGTCGCCTGGGCGCCGAACCTAGGCCTCCCTAAGTCCACGATCGCCAGCGCCTCTCAGGATGGAACCGTCGTCATCTGGACCGCGCCAAAAGAAGGCGAGCAGTGGGAAGGCAGGGTCCTGAATGATTTCAGAACCCCTGTTTGGAGGCTGTCGTGGTCGCTGACGGGCAACATCTTGGCGGTCTCCGATGGCAACAACAATGTGACCCTCTGGAAAGAAGCCGTCGACGGCGAATGGCAGCAAGTGACTACCGTCGAGCCATAG
- the LOC123163937 gene encoding uncharacterized protein, which translates to MVNSTEPPTEPPSSNRAIESSVGEAGGTAAEAMTTSLSAHREAMSSLSSTLKMPGSHRVLRYAPVNCAGEAIAPAMGSSSQDLNKVSQRLQLGLGEVIVAPGVGNPRDNESPVVTEAVSRQPLKAHPRRRRPAMSSHTDAAAVSVPPQAPERKRRLVRADALDRPRFSATLSTEEIEEDIYALTGALPRSRPRHCPPAVQNQINLLLPGSRLSEINAESYRVPEDR; encoded by the exons ATGGTGAATTCGACCGAGCCGCCGACCGAGCCCCCCTCCTCAAATCGCGCGATCGAAAGCAGCGTCGGGGAGGCGGGGGGCACTGCCGCGGAGGCTATGACAACGTCACTGAGTGCCCACCGCGAGGCGATGTCGTCGCTCTCGTCGACACTCAAGATGCCGGGGAGCCATCGGGTGCTGCGATATGCTCCCGTCAACTGTGCTGGTGAAGCCATCGCCCCGGCCATGGGCTCCTCCTCACAAGATCTCAACAAGGTCAGCCAGAGGCTACAACTCGGGCTCGGTGAAGTGATCGTGGCACCGGGTGTCGGCAACCCCAGGGACAACGAGTCCCCCGTGGTCACTGAGGCGGTTTCTCGGCAGCCATTGAAGgcgcacccccgccgccgccgccctgctatGTCATCCCACACGGACGCGGCAGCCGTGAGTGTGCCACCACAGGCGCCCGAGCGCAAGCGACGGTTGGTCCGCGCCGATGCGCTCGACAGGCCACGGTTCTCCGCGACGCTCTCCACGGAAGAGATTGAGGAAGACATATATGCCCTCACCGGCGCGTTGCCGCGCAGCCGCCCTCGCCACTGCCCACCCGCGGTGCAGAATCAGATCAAT CTGCTACTTCCCGGTTCACGCTTATCGGAGATCAACGCGGAGTCCTACCGGGTGCCAGAGGATCGCTGA